In Melospiza georgiana isolate bMelGeo1 chromosome 20, bMelGeo1.pri, whole genome shotgun sequence, the sequence gtttttgttattatattttaatttcaccGCAATGTGCATTTTCTTAGGTTTTCGGATTAAgattttcctctccctcctaGGTAGATTTGGTGCCAACCAAAGGGCACCAGCGGGGATGGACGGATTACCCTATTTGCAGAACCTGTAgccccaggctggatgggctgtGATTCCAGCAAGGAATAATGTAAAGCTGTCCACAGCAGCAATGAGACTCGGGAGCAGCTGCAACAGGCAGTGAGGAGCGTCTGAGGCAGCAGTGGCCTGTGGGAAAGTTGTAAACTTCTATTACAGGCAGTTTTAAGGGTaatgctgcagccagctggccatCAGCTGGCTGAGGGTCTGAGCACCAGGGGAGGTGAAATTTTTGGCTTTTCAGCAATAGCTGATGGTCATCAGGCATTGGGTGAGCGTGTCCTCTGTCACTTGTTTCTAAATAGGAAACCTGGGGGAACGAGAGGTAAAAATCTctttgctggtgctgctggtggtgtgGCACAGCggtgcagagctgctgtaaaTGTCTTTTAGTCCTTCCCACCCTGCACTCTCAGCAGGCTGGATCAGCCCTTAGCAGGTAGGAAAGACCTGAGCTACCAGGTGATCCTAACAAGCAAATGCCACAGGATGAGGAGAGGCAGATTTGCTCCTTTCCACCCACAGCCAGTGGAAAAAACACAGCTTATTGTGATGTTTTTCCTCCTCACGTGTTCCTCGGAGCATTgagaagtatttattttaaacttccCAGTTGCTGTGAAAGGCACAATTTAGTCACTAATCCTGTGACAGAGACAATCACTAAGAACCCGCTCGAGTTACAAGGCACTTACTACCATGTAGTACCAGGAAGAATGAAATTAGCATCTTCCGAATGAAATATCCAGCAGCCTCCAGAAGGTGCTGAAATCCTTTGACATTTCCAAGGCTCTTTCACACTTTTCAAACAAGCTTGTCACAGTTTCCCAGAGCATCCTGAGCCTGGTGAAACTGCATATTCTGCGCCTCTAGTTCCACTGAAGCTTCAGCCAGGTCTTACTtcaacttggctgcctctggtCAGCTAGGAAATTGCATTATCTCACTCTAATTAAATCAGCTCTTCAGCTGCaggtttttgttgggttttggtcGTGCCTGTCTCCATCAGGCTGCTGTGAGGGATTGAGGCATTAGCATATCCCACCCTGGAAGAATCCCGGGCAGGGTTTGCTGGATGCACTTTGGGCAGAGGTTGGGATgcaccagctctgccagtgAATCGGAGAGAGGGGAcggggctgtcactgctgtcccgGCCACATTCCAGCGCGGTTTTCCTGGCCATGCTGGCCCCTGGAATTGTGGAATTGTGCAGGAATTGTGGCCGGCAGCCCCgcaggcagggtgggcagggcagggacacgtGGAGCATGCCGggtcagtctgtctgtctgtctgtctgggcGTTCTCCCTGGTGCTGGGTGACCCCTGTGGATCGTGTGTCAGGACTGGAATAGCCCCGCCGAGCAGGGAGCCTGTCTGCAGGGATATTTATAAACCCCGGGTTAGTTTTATGGGATGGGGCTTGTCATGGCCTCAGTGGGATCAGGGATTTTTCCCTCCCAAGCTCAGTTTCCCCAGCTGGGACTGTCAGTGTcagcccaccctgctgcaggggacaccaggcagttttcctttcctctccagcACTGATGGGGCTTTAGCTGGCACTGCATCCACCCCACGCTGCCCTTCCTGCTCAGGCCTGGGCTGGAGTCTCATGGGGAGGCTGGGGCACAGAAATTCCCTCCTATCAGTGTCAGCAGAGGAGACAGGCACCAGATTAAATTCACTCCCAGGGCTTTCAGGGTATTTTTTAACCCCTGTCAGCTCCCGAGGAACGTGTTCAGTTGcagctgagcatccccagcacagatTGGGTGGTGTCTCCCTGTTTCTGCAGGGTCCTGGCCACCAGAGCCTTTATCCCTGCGCCCACTGCTGTTTGCAGAGCCCCACATTGGCACAGAGTGGGGGAATCCAGGATGCCATGCACTGGGAGGTaatggctgcagccaggtgggagCAGTGCTGATGTTCTCTGCCTGGCCCGTGCCAGGTGGGCTGAgatttccctgtgctgggcagtggggTGAGGGCAGGCAGGCGGGCACGGGGTGCTGAGTGCCCTGGTagtggcagcacaggcagggatcaggcaggagctgctgggcgtGGGTGATGTGGCAGCTCCTGTGTGATTTAAGGGCTGCCACGGCCCCATGTGGTACCTGAGGCAGGAGAGGTTGGGTTTTATGGGCTGGGTGAGGGTGGCTGGGAAGGGAACAAGCTCTTCCTCCCActgggatcacagaatcacatggtttgggttggaagggatctttaaaGGTCATTTAGTTCAACTCCCAGCCATTGGCAGAGACAcattccactatcccaggctgctccaagccctgtccagccttgtccttgaacacctccagggatggggcagccacagcttctttgggaacccatgccaggagcccagcaccCTCATTGTACAAAACGCctccccaatatcccatctgCTCTCTGGCAGGGTGAGCCAGCCCTGTCactccattcccagctctctggagcccctttaggcactgcaAGGAGCTCcaagctctccctggagccttctgcaggctgagcacccccagctctctcagcctggctccagggcagagcagctccagcccctggagcatCTCCAAGGCCTCCTGTGACTCACTCCAAcagctccaggtccctcctgTGCGGGGgtccagagctggatgcagtgccCCAGGTggggctccccagagcagagcagaggggcagaatcacctccctgaCCAGAGATAAGTTCCAGGATGGCAGGAATCATAACTTGATGTACATTATTTTCCCTTAAAGGAGGAAAATATGAACAAAACCCAGCAGTGAAGGCTCCTCAGGACCCCAGCCACTTGCTTGTCcaagcactggtgccacctggaTGGTGTGTCACTCAcatgggcacagcctggacGCTCAGTTCACTGAGGGAATTTTGAGACCTGTGCATAAAAGtgcaaagaaaatgtaaaatttgtGTTATTATCTTTGGAATCCTGAGAACCACCTTTCATTTAGTACTTAAACTCCCCACTGCAGTTTGGACAGGTGTCTTTAAAGGCACCTGAGTGCCCAATTCCCAGGGTTACCTGTGCATCCACTGACCTCTGTGACTGGACAGTTGTGTAGACAAATGTCACTGGCACCAGGAGCCGTGGCTGTTCTGCTCCTCAGTGCAATACCCATCTTCAATTCTCCACCCACGGGGGATTTCCAGCCTATTTGCATAGGAATTATCCTGTTCCAGgagcctgggggtgctgtggaGAGCCCATtgtgcagggaggtgctggcagggcaggtgctgcagctgggctgtcaccctgcaggcaggaggaaTGGCAGGGGTGGCGTTTCCCAGGGGTGCTGGAGGCTCAGagccacacagctgctgctcaggggtgCAGGATGATCCTTCAGCCCTGTGAgatggagctgtggggatgCTCCCAAGGGTGCAGGATGATCCCTCAATCCACaaactggagctgcagggatgctcccaggGTGCAGGATGATCCCTCAATCCACaaactggagctgcagggatgctcccaggGTGCAGGATGATCCCTCAATCCACaaactggagctgcagggatgctcccaggGGCATGGGTGTCTCAGGTGGGAGGTGACAGTGATGGAGCACAGCGTGCgtggcaggagggacagagggacagcaggtgttccctgccctccctggggcctggcagagcctccctgctctccgtgctgctggggccagcgctgtgctgctgtcaggggACACAGCAGTGGCTGTCACCTGCTGCCAGCTCGGGCTGTGCCACACTGGGGACACGGAGAGGACACGAGCGCTATCGAGGCCACGCAGCAGCgctggggcaggagggtgggAATTGAGGGAGGATGGGAATTGAAGGAGGATGGGAGTTGAAGGAGGATGGGAATTcatcagcagctccttccaggctAATCAGGAGGCAGGTGATGCTTTTCCAAGGTGAGTGATGGAAAAGGCAGGGAGGGTGGGATTAGGGCTGCTTTGAAAGGTATCCCTGCCAGGGGTGTATTCAGGGTGCCCAGGTATGGAGGGGAGAAGCTGAAGAACAGATGAATCAGGAAGATTTGGGGGAGATCCCCTTGAGGGGAGGTGCCTGGGTGGCACCTGGTGTTGGTGCTGCAAagccaggcagcacagcccctcatggATGCcctgaggagggagggaaatgccATCATCCCCAGCTCTGACTCTGGCACTGAAATGTGAATTGCAGCACAAAAAGAACTACGTTTCCCAGTTTCCCTTGCAGCCCAGGGGAATAAGCAATTGGAAGATTTAAATAGACCAGGCCAGAAGCAACCAACCTTTGGCACAAtgtttttccctcctcttcttcATATCTATTGGCTGTCCAACCTTCTTCCCTGGCACTGGAGTGGCTGCCAAGCCTGGCAttaattttccttccaagctTGCTAGGCCCATGAAGTAAACAGCCATGTGCATTCCTTACTCTATATTTaacagctgcagcctgtgctgggggcaACTGCAACAGAGGGGAACCTTTGTGGCTTCCCAAATTCACAGCTTGTGAGGGTGGGAGTGGGGGAAGCTTTCTGCGGGGACAAGAGGGATTTCTCTCCTTGCCGGTATTTGCAAAGCAGGTTGCGTTCAGGAGAGACTGCAATGCCAGCATCCCAGCCACGCTCCAGGGCCAGAGACAGGAACAATGTCCTCAACAGGGCTGAGTTCCTGTCCCTGAACCAGCCCTTGAAGGGCAACCAGGAgggcaggagctccagcaggaaGCAGAGCGGCCAGGCCGGGGCAGCCGGCGCCCAGAGCGGCGGCCCCAAGGAGCGGCGGCAGTCGCAGCAGCTGCCCGAGGAGGATTGCATGCAGCTCAACCCCTCCTTCAAGGGAATCGCCTTCAACTCGCTGCTGGCCATCGATATCTGCATGTCCAAGAGGCTGGGGGTGTGCGCCAACAGAGCCTCCTCCTGGGGAGGTGCCCGCTCCATGATCAACCTGCTGGGGATAACGGGGCACGGCATCCCCTGGATCGCGGGCACGCTCATCTGCCTGGTGAAGAGCAGCACGCTGGCAGGCCAGGAGGTCCTCATGAACCTGCTGCTGGGTGAGTGGCAaacctccctccctgctgcgGAAGCCCAGCCCTCCTCacaagggacagcagcagcgctgggactcctcctctggctgctcccagtgtcAGAAGTGGTCGGGAAGCAGGGAGTGACCCTTAGGGTGAATGCTGCACTTGTTGGCCCTCCTggtcccaggggctgggggtgatggGTGGCACAGGAAGGTGTCTAAGAGGGGTGGGGTGACCGTGGAAGCTGGGGACAGccatggggcagggacaggcccCTGGTGCTGCGTGGGGCAGGGTTGTCCATTCAGACTGAGGGAGTGTCTGTGGTGGGAGGGTGGATACCAGCAGTGGTGTCTTTTATTTAATCTGTGGTCATCTGCCTGGTGTTTGATAGGGTATCATAAAGATATTAGTCTCTAATATCTGGATCAATTCCTGAGGATGTTAtttccatcccctgccaccTTCTTGACCAGACTCCACGTGATGGAGTCCTGtcaccttccctgctgcagtTTGCTCTCACATCCTCCTTCCCTTGGGTACCTTTCTTGCCGCTGTCCCCGTTTCCATGTGCTAATTTGACCCAGAGGCTGTGTAGGCAGGCTGGGACGCCTCTGGCTCTCCTGCTAACCCTTCCTTGCATGGTGGTGGTCAGTGTCCCTGTTTCTGGATGTGTTGGAGGGTTTGTGCAGGCCCATCCCACCCTGATGTCCCACCAGTGACCAGGATGAGCTCTGGCTGTGACTTGCTTAgatcctgtccccagcctgcccaggccACGTGTACCTGAGGACCTTGCTCTTCTTGCtcctctgcctttggcacagggTTCAGTTATCCTGTTTTCCCTTGTGACTAATTACCCTCTCCTCTGGCTGTGACCCACCCTGGTGTTTCACCCTCCCTAAAAACTCAGCAATCCCACTTCTGGTTGGTAGGAGAAATTGAAAACATTGGATTTAGACCCTTTCTTCTCAGGGAGCATTTTGAGAGGCCACAGGGACACTTTATTTCACAGGCCCCACAGGAAAGGGACGTCCTGTCTGCAAGGGCTGGCTGTGACGTGGCCCAGCTCAGCAACCccaggttttgggtttttatcAC encodes:
- the PLPP7 gene encoding inactive phospholipid phosphatase 7, coding for MPASQPRSRARDRNNVLNRAEFLSLNQPLKGNQEGRSSSRKQSGQAGAAGAQSGGPKERRQSQQLPEEDCMQLNPSFKGIAFNSLLAIDICMSKRLGVCANRASSWGGARSMINLLGITGHGIPWIAGTLICLVKSSTLAGQEVLMNLLLALLLDIMIVAGLQKLAKRKGPYDITPGLLDYLTMDTYAFPAGHASRVAMLSKFFLNHLVLAIPLRILLVLWALCVGLSRVMIGRHHITDVLSGFVFGYLQFRLVELIWMSSNTCQMLISIW